In a genomic window of Oncorhynchus keta strain PuntledgeMale-10-30-2019 chromosome 26, Oket_V2, whole genome shotgun sequence:
- the LOC118358741 gene encoding homeobox protein DBX2, with protein MIGGQKENMEAGSPTHPGFGISGKSFLIDNLLRSAGPSFSSSSSSPTSGGPTSGLFKEPSTGPYWSTWGPLHVFYEGQSKNCERVKDRGLPPHPHSGLLSSVFLRRPQYVLAAVCCGGSSPPLVFSEGAYIPMWSPDTSPKSRRGILRRAVFSDEQRKELEKTFKRQKYISKTDRNKLAADLSLKESQVKIWFQNRRMKWRNCKEKEGHSCRSPMEELISRGCNQEEERKGAPESTGTPSDSSPSQQQDSDTGVTTEKESCKEPATLKQSLSPHRYTMTSDP; from the exons ATGATCGGTGGTCAGAAGGAGAATATGGAGGCAGGATCACCTACTCATCCAGGCTTTGGCATCTCTGGGAAGAGCTTCCTCATAGACAACCTGCTGCGCTCGGCAGGGCCATCCttttcctcatcctcttcctcgcCCACCTCAGGTGGACCAACAAGTGGGCTCTTCAAGGAGCCCTCGACCGGCCCCTACTGGAGCACCTGGGGCCCTCTGCATGTTTTCTATGAGGGCCAGAGTAAAAACTGTGAACGAGTCAAAGACAGAGGGCTTCCTCCTCATCCACACTCAG gCCTGTTGAGCAGTGTGTTTCTACGGCGCCCTCAGTATGTGCTGGCAGCAGTGTGCTGTGGTGGGTCCAGCCCTCCACTTGTCTTCTCTG AGGGAGCCTATATTCCGATGTGGTCCCCGGATACGAGCCCCAAATCCCGGCGAGGAATCCTGAGGAGGGCGGTGTTCTCGGATGAGCAGAGGAAGGAGCTGGAGAAAACGTTCAAAAGACAGAAATACATCAgcaagacagacagaaacaaactgGCAGCAGATCTCAGCCTGAAGGAATCCCAG GTGAAGATCTGGTTTCAGAACCGGAGGATGAAGTGGAGGAACTGTAAGGAGAAGGAGGGCCACAGCTGCCGCTCCCCCATGGAGGAGCTCATATCCCGGGGCTGCAACCAGGAAGAAGAACGCAAGGGGGCACCAGAGAGCACGGGCACACCATCAGACAGCTCACCCTCACAGCAGCAGGACTCGGACACAGGTGTTACCACAGAGAAAGAGTCATGCAAGGAACCTGCGACTTTGAAACAGTCACTGAGTCCGCACAGATACActatgacctctgacccctga
- the LOC118358742 gene encoding secreted frizzled-related protein 5-like, producing the protein MSVCQDVGYSEMRLPNLLGHSSLEGEVVPRSEDWRPLLQTGCHPQAQAFLCSLIAPVCLDAFIQPCRSLCVAVRDSCAPVLACQGQVWPEALDCDRFPTQEDMCLTPHPKHSNSHLAKALPKPACQACPSVEEHPSLKTVLDALCQDDFAVTAKLSRRRLPSGEPEFEVEGRVEFIRQGPLLPYDTQHLLQQWLLINLPCANVLVRPGRVQLYLLTGAVQSDGTLALTRLFPWHKKNNSITMAARKWKHHRC; encoded by the exons ATGAGTGTGTGCCAGGACGTGGGCTACTCGGAGATGAGGCTGCCTAACTTGCTGGGGCACAGCAGCCTAGAGGGCGAGGTGGTTCCCCGCTCGGAGGACTGGAGACCCCTGCTGCAGACCGGTTGCCATCCCCAGGCCCAGGCCTTCCTCTGCTCCCTCATCGCCCCCGTCTGCCTCGACGC ttTTATCCAGCCGTGCCGTAGCCTGTGTGTGGCCGTCAGGGACAGCTGTGCCCCAGTACTGGCCTGCCAGGGCCAAGTCTGGCCAGAGGCGCTAGACTGTGACCGCTTCCCTACCCAGGAAGACATGTGCCTGACACCCCACCCCAAACACAGCAACAGCCACCTCGCCAAAGCATTGCCTAAGCCTGCATGCCAAGCATGTCCTTCCGTGGAGGAGCACCCTTCACTGAAGACAGTTCTGGATGCTCTGTGCCAGGATGACTTTG ctgtAACAGCCAAGCTGTCTCGCCGGCGCCTGCCCTCAGGGGAGCCAGAGTTTGAGGTGGAAGGCCGGGTAGAGTTTATCCGCCAGGGCCCCCTGCTTCCCTACGATACCCAGCACCTCCTCCAGCAGTGGCTGCTCATCAACCTGCCCTGTGCCAACGTACTGGTCCGGCCCGGCCGTGTCCAGCTCTACCTGCTGACAGGCGCTGTGCAGTCCGATGGCACCCTGGCCCTCACCCGCCTCTTCCCCTGGCACAAGAAGAACAACAGCATCACAATGGCTGCACGCAAGTGGAAACACCACAGGTGTTGA